The DNA window tattttggtatttgaagaacacaaaaaaatgcttcaacaatgcatctttaaaactatggaaatgataaataaatgcaataaacaaatagacacgaatttgtttatggatgttcggagatttcaaacactcctacgtcaccccttcttccccttgggaaggatccactagaagactttgatttatacaacaccttgtacaaactcattcagctaggacttacccactgcctaaactgaactcctagcactcacgattgtaggcagcacctcacaatcagcatattgtttaatgtctcatatgcaaagactacatacacaagttttacgtctttgtgcaagactcactcaactaatctttgaacttcaactctcttgtatatgtgtgagtgattgtgtgtgagtaATTTGTCATTTACAGTGTATATCTCaagtgtatcctcacacaagggcttgtgctctcaactagctgatttcttcatgctaactgtccatactttgaatcctcttccaaaagctcttgtttgatcttcaagatgttgtatttataggctccaacactgatatatacgttagacacaagaatattaccgttggaaagtttctgtactgtttccgagattgccacggtcaaattcagcttgctgggcattttcccgactggtcaactctggtcaactggtcaactcaactggtcattcagtcggactggttcagttggtctggttcagttcaactggttcagtttgactggttcaactggtcttcagctggttcagtttcagctggtgtgccgaaatcagcctagctgatttcagtttgtgcagaaccagtagcttcattgtcatttatcaccatcgtaagcttcgattcagactttgacttataagaatgatttgtagatctttgtcttatctttccaacgcatactgaatcgcttcgtttcgataaccgagctgagagatatgaccaaaatatggcagctgctcaaacacaactgattgctgttttcgtgtgatcagtttggtaattgagcgatcagttagacaataataacatccgatttttcccaactgacgtgaattacaacttgttccaaattgagttttctaatcagtccaattggcggattgtcatttggagcatccagttgagagatatcatcaaaataccgaagctcgccagaaattcagtttgtgcaaaattcagtttcaactagcttcttgtgtttgcaacttcacacttgagtaaatatgttagaaacacaataacaagttttgttaatatcaaaatcaagattgcgaacttgaaaagttccaacaatgaCGTCTTTGTTGCTATTTTTAATCATCCATCTTCCGATTCGTGATTAATCAACATACATGTAAATAGTTGATCAGGCTATTAACAAGAAATATTAAACCAACGtcaatcaataattaaaatcaagaaaaataatatattgaaaAGAAACTAAATATTAAACAAAGTATTGTTTGGCCCTATCGTGGTCTTTGTCTAAAGAAAATTATTCCAtgaattcaaaagaaaagtgaGAACACATATTTAAGTTCAtagaagaaaacaaaataaaaaatgagtgGAAGGAATTCTCAGTGATTTGTAGTGTGTGTAAGGAATTCCTCCCTGTTTCTTCTCTCTTCTTCCTCCCTGTAGCCTTCTGTTCTACGCTTCCTTCCTCTTTTCCCCTTCTCTGGTGTTCACTTCCGTTCCCTCTCCTTTCTTCTCTGTCCTTCTCTGTCTCTCTCTTCTGCACGCTTCTCTCCTCTCTCTTCCACGCtgatttttttctcttttgttGCGCCTCCACTTTTTCACGTCTCAGCATCTTCTCCTTTTATCCTTGCTCAATGGGCTTAATCCTCCAATTTCTTGAAACCCATCTCAAACTTAACCCTTGTAAATAAGATTgtagattttattttcaaatatgagactccatctttatcaaaacttcaataatatcaagataataaatataagaatattttatttcttttcttttggtaTTTTCTTCCTTTGAAGTcttgtaaatttattttatttctaaatttaatCATTGTTCCTCTTTTATTTAAATCTACAATTATTAATTCAATTAAGCACATAATTAGAGATAAAAAGTCTAGATAAGAGCAAATATTATCAAATCAAATCCTTAAAATAGCAATTTTCCTTGAAATAACCTTATAGAAGTAACACTATCGACAAAAAGTAGGTCTGCCCAAACAACTCGACTTGCAAATGCCGGTGAAACGTTATTTAAGGATCATTTTTGACTTGATGTCTTATATAAAGTAGAATCTGAATCAACTTAAACCTTGTGAATTCAGGATCGATTGTGTATATCTATGGTCATATTCGAACTGTTGAATAAACAAGCTTTGTACGAACTAGAGTCCTAATTAGTACAGAATATTTACAAAACTCGCCCAACCTCGGTCGACCCGACCAGACTTTACTCTTTGGAAAGGAGTCACGTTTGGGCCTCAAAATAGTTTCTCCGTTAACACAGCACAGCTTCAAATTTTAAGCATCCAAGCGAGCAACTTGCCTTTGTCTCATTCCAACCACAGCAGCTGCCGGATTGTCTTCGTTAACGTCAGTGCCATTAGCAGTAGAATCTTGGTTCTCAAGGGTAGGATGGGAATCAGATTGTTGATTCTCCAACTTCTCCCCAAAATTATGGAGTCTACGACCGATCAAATATCTGTCATCGCGTATAGAATTGTGGAGATTGGTGAACCAGACATGAAAGCGTTTGGCGCAGAAAAATATCAAACTGAGGATGAGACATCCCACCCAGGCGAATCGATAGACAGCAGAATTCACTATTAATGGGTACCCCAATATCGGAAAGACCCCTCTTGCTAAAACATAGGGAACACATAAAGCCGTAAGCAGCTTCATAATGATTGGGAAGACTATCTCGCGCATCACCCAAAGACCTTGGAGCCTCGAGAAACCATCGTCTCTAACCCTTTCAAATTTAACACGCCAGCTCTCGTCCATTAGTGGCATCATGTGATCCAGCATAACCTGTTATAATGAAAACACAAGTTCAACCTGACCTGCATCAAACCATCCATCTACAATCCCTTCTACACTCAAAAGACTTGGTtaaaacacaaatttttgtGGACAAGTGGTAACTAATTAAATCACAGTAAAATAGAAGGTTTTCCTGAGAAGATATGGACAAAGAAGTCTACTGCTCACCAGTCTAGTCCAGATCTTCAAAAAGATCAGTCCTAGAGCCCAATCCTGGTACAAAAGAAAAACTGGACTTTCATCCACAGGCACCCGCATAGGCACGATCACGAGAAGTTCAAAAAGCAGTCCAATCAACACAGGAATGACAAAAATCTGGAATATTGAGGCAATACACTAGTTAGCAGAACTAATACATATGACACTATTTAATCACAGACCAACACATTCTTACCCATATCGACAAGAGAAAAGAGCTCTTGAGAATAATGCCACACCATTTTGTAATCTGTTTGAGTAAAACTCGAGTTCTTCTGGTTCTTACAAGCTCAATACAATACCTTGTTCCAGCCGAAGCAGTCCAAATAACATAGCTTCCGATCACAAAAGCATATATATCTAATAAAAGAACATGTGAGCAATTTTAGCTTATCCTAATATTAAAGAATAAAAAAaggataattaattgattcatCCAATAAAATACCATTGCATTTGATTCCATGAGTAATTGGGAGAAGTGGGATGGCATTGAAGAGCAATCGACCAATTGAAATGGGTACAATTATCAACGCAGAGTTGAAGACCAGCAGGGTCATCCAAGCCACAACCAACAGCAGCACGATACGGAGTACAAAGGCCCACCTTCTAAAAGATTAACGTAGATGGTATAAAGAAAAAAAGCCATAGTCGACAATCATTTTAAAAGGAGATCAAAAAACTTGCACAGAATGCCAATACAATTATAAGCGCTCTACACAAGGCAAAGCTAAGATTTggctaaataaaaaatttcataaaactgataataaaatattaggATTCATCAAATTCATCAATTAGTAAACTTGACTGCTAAGTGCAACCTATAAAATTAAAACAGATGGTGCAGAAATTAATGAGATAACCAATTCCAAGGGTTTCACCAGAAGCATCTCAGTCCTGCAATACCTTAGCCAAACACAAGATATTGACGTGACCCATACATACATTGAAACAACCCTCTCAAAGAACAATCAGACAGTGTCATGAAAAGCTCAACCAAGCAAAAATTATCAAACTGAAATCGTGATATTAATTAGCCAGCAATCCCCTTCATAGCAAGAACATAAAATGCTTATGAGAATGTAGGCCGCTTCATAGAATAACAGCTGATCATACAAGCGGCTAAATAAAAAACTCATCCAAAACTCAAGCTATAGAGAATTTAGATTTCCTTTAATGAAGCCTACCACATTAAATTCTTTCACAAAGCGGAAACGGTGTGAAAGTTGAACCAGTAAATCTCCTTATTGGCTTACTTTCCAAACCATACTTGACGGTCACATTATCTAAAACCTCTAACTTAGAAAATTTTGAACCTTTCACTATTTACTGATGAATAGAAAcgacatgtttttttttaaaattttgggtGTCAGGTAAATTCTTTAATCCATTTTCATTGAATTTGACATCGCCCCTAGGGCTTAGGCTGAAAAATAGTTTCTTCTCTCCAAAATTAGACTCTACCAATAATTTTCCTAAACAGTCACTCAAGATAActgtttaaatcataaataaaattAAGGCAGTCTGACCGACCCCCTCTCGCACATGATGGTAGACGATAGAATACCATCAAACTTACTCTGGGTCAGTTGTTTCTTCAGCTTCATACTCTCCAACATTAGTATTTGTCGCTACACGTCTGGGTCTGTTTACAAGTCCAAGGGCCAGAGCTCGTTCCTGCAAAGCAGCATGGGCTTGTCCTCTATCCTGCCGACCTAGATCCCGGTTTCCATGTTCTTGACCACCATTATCCTCTGGCTTTGGTAGAAGAAAATCTGTTAAACCAAGTGCCCAACCAACAGCAGTAAACCAATACCGGAGAATTGATTTGAGAGTATGTCTTAGTTTAAAATGTTGGACAGCGAAAGGAATGCATATTTGAAAGAGAAGCATGTCTGCAGGAATTTCAGTAAATGGGTCGGATACCCTGCAAATTACAAGAGTAGTCTTAAGAATTGAAAGGAGCAAGTCCGTTAAGAGGACAATGCAAGaccaaatgaacaataagattTCCAAGCGGGAAAAGCAATCTTACGAAATATCAAAAGGGAAAATGGATGGAGCCATTTGCATTGCGAGCTTGACTGGCAAAAATACAAGCATCACTATCAAACTCCCATAGACAAAAACAGACAACAGAACCCTACGAGCATGTTTGTGGACAGGATCATCAATCAGATCACGAAAAGGGTTGTAATTCGGATCAGCAGGATCCCGGAGAAAATACAGCACACCATTACGCAATACCTACATGGACATATAAAACGATCCGAGGGCATGTAAAATAAGTCTTACTTTATATACCATACAATAGGAAATTAATAATTTGGAACAATAAGTACCCCTCGAAGAAGGCTGACGAAGATGCTTATTTGCAGCATGTAAACAATACCTACAACCCAATGAACCAAGGCACTTGCCAATGGTGAGACTGAGAAGAACTCAACCCTCTGTGATATTGTCTTCCCGAACATTCTAATAGTGCAAAGATCAAGCCACCAACCGCACATGAGAGGAAAAACCCCAAGTTCAATAACCAGGAGGAAGGCAACCTTAATCGTAGTCATTAAATGTCTCATGGCTGCCACAAACTGCCTGAAGAGGGATGGAATAGTTTCTGCGATGGACGTAAAACCATAGAACCTCCCCATGGTCAAAGGCTCTCCTCTGGAATACCGAATAAACGTAATAATCCCGACATAGAAGATAATAAATGCAAATATAAACATGTATCCAACAGCAAGGGTGGTGACATCAGAAAGGCGTGACACCCCAGTAGACTGAACTTTCAAAAGGTCCATTGCAATGGCAGAGCTAATGTTGACCTCAGTTTGTCCTGTTGCATTTATTTTCAGAGCATCGACAACCTGACCAAGCATACTACTTTCATTGCTATCAGATGTCAAATTTACAGAAGCCGTCAATGCATTCTTCAGTGTAAGACTGGCCAATGAAAGTGCTGACTCAGTAAGAGGCACAAATGCAGATAGCAAAGGACTAGCAGCAGAAGATAAAAACCATGACATATAGAAGAGTATAAGTCGTCCTAATGAAAAGGGGACGAAAATCACAACACCGAGGAATATCATGTTGCTTGCAAGGACCTGAGGAAAAAGAGAAGGAAATAGAATGAACTGACCATACAGTATAAGTCCTCCTAATGCAATAGAGACGAGTGAAGGCGGCTTCAACTAAAAAAGGAGACTAATTAGCTGGTCAATTTAACACGACTGAGAAATTTTAAATGACAATTGATTCCAAAAGAAAGACAGATATGGATTccaacattatattcaatccTGTAAGAAACTTGAAACTCTCCTACATGCATGCATACAGAAGCTAACAGAAGCCCATGAAATCCATGGAATAGATCggggaaaagaaaaaaaatacagtTAATCTATAACATGATATTTGAAAGAAATGCAATCGAATCATGATTTTCACAGAGAAATTAATGGAGGACATCTCACAGTGAATGCATTTTCCACCAGATGAAATACAGGTCCCTGCATGCCAACCAGTTCATCAAAAGGTACATCCTCTGCACCATCGGCATCATCCAGACCATCAAACATCTGCTCAACATGGGCCTCAAGGCGAGCTGCTTGCATCTCCCACCTGGCTGCAACATTTTCTGCATTCCTTCGGATCATCTGACCGGCCCCACCAATTCCCTGTGCTCCACCATCCTCGCCATTCCCATCTGCTGCAACATTTCTATTGGCTTGAGCAGCTTGCCTTCTTGCACCTCGAACTCCATTTCTATCTCCTTCATCTTCTCTATCAGCATCATGGCCCCCAAGTTCGCGTAAATGTCTAAAGTAATCTCTCAGTGAAGTTGCTCCAAGGAAAATGAACACAATGCTCGCTGAGAGCAGAAATCCATGTAAACAGTCTGTAAGAATGACCGTCGTACCCAAATGACTCAAAAATAGTCTTTGAGCTTCACCAAAACTTCTAACAAAGGCCAACCGCCATATCCAAAACGTGATAAATGGAATTATGAGAAGCCAGACACAAAGCACAAAGCTGAGGCGTAGAAAGAAGTGTAGAACATGGTATGCTTTCATGGTAATCCCAGCAATGAATTCCAGAAATGGAAGTCTAGTTGGAGCATTATCCGCGTAAACCGGAGAAAATGAAAATGGATGTTTGCAGACCTACATTGAATGAAATCAGCGAGTAAGGCTTAGAACGTCCTGGAATTAAGACACAAGACAGGATTAATTTTTCATAGCAGAATGCTGAACAATGAACAACCGGAAATTTTTAACTAGATAAGCCGTCAATCATAAATTTCTGCAGTATATTAAAGATGACAGATTCATGAAAAGTCTTATTAATTAATGGTACGTGAAACTTCAATGACACAAATTCAGGTTCCTAGTGCCTACCTAAGCAAacattttttacaaaaatatacCAACAAGTGAGATAAAGAGAACAATCAGACAATCGAATTCCACCTCCCACGAGGAAAAACACGGAAAGTCCAGGAATTTATTTTCCCGTCTCGTCTTACTTTCATTTCGGCACTAACTAAACCAAAACAACTAATTACCAGCGGCCTAATCACCAAATAAAGTTCCCGGAACATCTTGACTCGCCAAAAATCTCATCAAATCCATTTGAAATGAAATTAAACCAAGTCAACAGAAATCACAGCAACCAAACTACAACTCGCAATAACAAAGTTGAAGACACGCAAGTCATAACCACAACAATCAAATACTACGAACCTCGCATTGGCGAGCGTTACTGTGAGTAAGCCACTGAAGAAGGCATTCCTGGTGCACAAACTTGATGCTTCCGCTGCACGCGCAGGGGTACTGCAGCGGATTATCGATGTCCCCAGGATTCCGGCAGATCCGGCAAACATCCTCTTCCTCCTCCTCATCCAACAAATC is part of the Primulina eburnea isolate SZY01 chromosome 1, ASM2296580v1, whole genome shotgun sequence genome and encodes:
- the LOC140827380 gene encoding probable E3 ubiquitin ligase SUD1 isoform X2 — protein: MEIGSATEAASAGSSSSSHAVAEPSSVDSSPGVSSYGSSNTMKNIDINGVSKYDLLDEEEEEDVCRICRNPGDIDNPLQYPCACSGSIKFVHQECLLQWLTHSNARQCEVCKHPFSFSPVYADNAPTRLPFLEFIAGITMKAYHVLHFFLRLSFVLCVWLLIIPFITFWIWRLAFVRSFGEAQRLFLSHLGTTVILTDCLHGFLLSASIVFIFLGATSLRDYFRHLRELGGHDADREDEGDRNGVRGARRQAAQANRNVAADGNGEDGGAQGIGGAGQMIRRNAENVAARWEMQAARLEAHVEQMFDGLDDADGAEDVPFDELVGMQGPVFHLVENAFTVLASNMIFLGVVIFVPFSLGRLILFYMSWFLSSAASPLLSAFVPLTESALSLASLTLKNALTASVNLTSDSNESSMLGQVVDALKINATGQTEVNISSAIAMDLLKVQSTGVSRLSDVTTLAVGYMFIFAFIIFYVGIITFIRYSRGEPLTMGRFYGFTSIAETIPSLFRQFVAAMRHLMTTIKVAFLLVIELGVFPLMCGWWLDLCTIRMFGKTISQRVEFFSVSPLASALVHWVVGIVYMLQISIFVSLLRGVLRNGVLYFLRDPADPNYNPFRDLIDDPVHKHARRVLLSVFVYGSLIVMLVFLPVKLAMQMAPSIFPFDISVSDPFTEIPADMLLFQICIPFAVQHFKLRHTLKSILRYWFTAVGWALGLTDFLLPKPEDNGGQEHGNRDLGRQDRGQAHAALQERALALGLVNRPRRVATNTNVGEYEAEETTDPERWAFVLRIVLLLVVAWMTLLVFNSALIIVPISIGRLLFNAIPLLPITHGIKCNDIYAFVIGSYVIWTASAGTRYCIELVRTRRTRVLLKQITKWCGIILKSSFLLSIWIFVIPVLIGLLFELLVIVPMRVPVDESPVFLLYQDWALGLIFLKIWTRLVMLDHMMPLMDESWRVKFERVRDDGFSRLQGLWVMREIVFPIIMKLLTALCVPYVLARGVFPILGYPLIVNSAVYRFAWVGCLILSLIFFCAKRFHVWFTNLHNSIRDDRYLIGRRLHNFGEKLENQQSDSHPTLENQDSTANGTDVNEDNPAAAVVGMRQRQVARLDA
- the LOC140827380 gene encoding probable E3 ubiquitin ligase SUD1 isoform X1, with product MEIGSATEAASAGSSSSSHAVAEPSSVDSSPGVSSYGSSNTMKNIDINGVSKYDLLDEEEEEDVCRICRNPGDIDNPLQYPCACSGSIKFVHQECLLQWLTHSNARQCEVCKHPFSFSPVYADNAPTRLPFLEFIAGITMKAYHVLHFFLRLSFVLCVWLLIIPFITFWIWRLAFVRSFGEAQRLFLSHLGTTVILTDCLHGFLLSASIVFIFLGATSLRDYFRHLRELGGHDADREDEGDRNGVRGARRQAAQANRNVAADGNGEDGGAQGIGGAGQMIRRNAENVAARWEMQAARLEAHVEQMFDGLDDADGAEDVPFDELVGMQGPVFHLVENAFTLKPPSLVSIALGGLILYGQFILFPSLFPQVLASNMIFLGVVIFVPFSLGRLILFYMSWFLSSAASPLLSAFVPLTESALSLASLTLKNALTASVNLTSDSNESSMLGQVVDALKINATGQTEVNISSAIAMDLLKVQSTGVSRLSDVTTLAVGYMFIFAFIIFYVGIITFIRYSRGEPLTMGRFYGFTSIAETIPSLFRQFVAAMRHLMTTIKVAFLLVIELGVFPLMCGWWLDLCTIRMFGKTISQRVEFFSVSPLASALVHWVVGIVYMLQISIFVSLLRGVLRNGVLYFLRDPADPNYNPFRDLIDDPVHKHARRVLLSVFVYGSLIVMLVFLPVKLAMQMAPSIFPFDISVSDPFTEIPADMLLFQICIPFAVQHFKLRHTLKSILRYWFTAVGWALGLTDFLLPKPEDNGGQEHGNRDLGRQDRGQAHAALQERALALGLVNRPRRVATNTNVGEYEAEETTDPERWAFVLRIVLLLVVAWMTLLVFNSALIIVPISIGRLLFNAIPLLPITHGIKCNDIYAFVIGSYVIWTASAGTRYCIELVRTRRTRVLLKQITKWCGIILKSSFLLSIWIFVIPVLIGLLFELLVIVPMRVPVDESPVFLLYQDWALGLIFLKIWTRLVMLDHMMPLMDESWRVKFERVRDDGFSRLQGLWVMREIVFPIIMKLLTALCVPYVLARGVFPILGYPLIVNSAVYRFAWVGCLILSLIFFCAKRFHVWFTNLHNSIRDDRYLIGRRLHNFGEKLENQQSDSHPTLENQDSTANGTDVNEDNPAAAVVGMRQRQVARLDA